The nucleotide window TCGGAGATTTGGATATGAGGAGATGTGTGGAAGAGTTTGAAGAGATGAGAGGGTTGGCTGTTAAGTGGGAAGCTCCCGCCTCTGAGCACATTTGTAAGTTGGGCTTAAGAACCAAATAGAAATATCAATTTTAGGTCCCAACTTAATCGGCTAACAAATTTTCCgatttgtttgttttagttGTTTTTTCTTATGGATTCTTTGGttggaaaaaaatattacaggttagttttgatatttgaaaaattaaatcatGATGTTTTAGTAATATAAACTTTCCACAACAACCAAAATCAGCTCTAAGATAGTTTGAGCATTACATCTATTCAAAGATAGAAACCAAACACAAGATGTGAAACAAAGCATGAGGTTTAGAGAAGGACAACAACAACATATATGGCACATTAATGGAATCGGCAGCAACAGTAGTTTTTTAGCACAACAAATTCCTCACCTTGTGGATGAAAACATCAACGACGTAGAACCAGAATCTCCTCCAAGGAGAGTcaaaagagagagatgagaatATTCCAAGAAGTATGGTCACATAAGGTGCAAGAAAACTCCAATAGAAAGAAACCATGTCGATTTGGCTCTCATCATCATCCTTCACTCCATTGTCTGGTTCTTGAAAGGTACTTCCACCGCAGCTTCTGTTGGTTGGTTTTCCACAAAGAAGAGGATTACCTACAAAGCTTAGCGTATCAAAGGTGTTAAACTGTGATCCTTGGGGAATGACTCCTGATAAATGGTTGAACGAGACATTGAAGACCGCGAGGCCGCTCAGCTTTGTTAGTCCTTGTGGGATCAGGCCTTGTAACTTGTTGAAGGAGAGATCAAGGCTTTCTACATTCTTGAGACCTGAAAAGCTTTCTGGTATCAATCCTGATAAGTTGTTGTGAGAAACATTCAACACTTGTAGttccagaagacttccaagcTCTGATGGGATATTACCGCTAAGCTCATTTTCGGAGATATCCAGTCCAAACAATAAATTGAGATTTTTACCTACGTAAGCATCGTATCGGTGTTTCACTGCAAATTCAATTTTCATACCGATGGCTGAACTGTATGACATCTGAAACGGATGTAGCAGAATGCGAGATCTGAAATATATAGTATCTTGAAACTCGTTTACACCGAAGTCTTTTTGCGGAGAGAAACCAATGAACGATGTACCACCACCTATGAAAAGATTGCTGTAATCATCATCATATAAAGTATACTTTTTCCCAAAACCAAAGGATGTATTTTTGAGGCATGAAGGTATGGATCCATTCAATCTATTGTTGGCAAGATCAAGAAGTTGGATGTTTCTTAGACCACACAACTGGCGAGAAATACTGCCTGTTAAGTTATTCCCCCGAAGAAGAAGAGTATGGATGTTTTGGGTGCTGGTGAACTGCGGAATATTTCCAGACAATCTGTTATTTCTCAGATCAAGTACATAGAGATTCTCCACCAACGTGTATGGAATTTCTCCTGATAAATGATTGTCTTGAAGGAATAAAAATGTTAGATCATTTGATTTGACACGCGGAGATATGTCCCCAGATAAAATGTTTGCAGATAGGTCCATGAGCAGAAGATAGGGCAAATAGAACAAAGAAATAGGTATCTCACCTTCCAACGAGTTGTTTGAAACCTGTAGCGCCACTAAGGATGGAAATTCGCCAATCCAGCTTGGAATAACACCTGTGAGATTGTTGTTTGAAATGTCAAGTAGCTGCAAGTATTTTGTGTTCCGCAAACCTTCTCCAATCTTTCCAGTAAACATATTGTTATCCATAGAAAGCTCCCATAAAACAGTAAAGTTGACAAATTCTGGAAACACTTCTCCGCTTAGTTTGTTATGTGACAGCTTCAAGTATTTCAAGAAATAACCATTCATAACAAAACTTCTTGGTAGCTCCCCATGAAAGTTGTTGTGAGATAAATCCAGAAATTCAATACTTTTGATGTTACCTAAAGAAGATGGCAGATTTCCTTGAAACCCATTATTAGCTAGTTTCATATACACTAAATGAGGAAGTACCCATCCAATGTTCTCTGGAAATAGATGATTGAATTCATTCAATGACACGTCCATGAAAAGCAGTTTATGAGCAGAATTTGGTAGCTGAAAGCTAGTAAATGAATTATTTTGTAGAAGGAGAACTTCGAGTTTTGTATTGTTTGCCAATAGCCAAGTAGGAAAACTTCCAGAAATTGTATTGTCAGAAAGATCAATGTGACTCAAATCCTTCTGGTATAGAAGAAAATGAGGAACCTTTACCAAGTTGCAAGATGGTAGGGAAATATGACTCAGTTGAAATTTTGGCCTCCAAGAACTTCCAGATTCTACTTTAAATGAGTTGGATCTTGAACTAAGTTTGAATAACCTCAACTCTGAGAGGTTGGCGAGCGAATCAAGTGGGAAGGAGCCTTCAAAGTTGTTATCAGACAATGATAAGTACTTGAGGGATTCAAGTTTACCGAGAGCAGATGGCACATTCCCATTTAATTGGTTTGATGAGAGATCAAGAACTTGAAGTCCAGTCAGCCTAGTTAAGCACAAAGGAAACTGACCTACTAGTTTGTTTCCACTGAGATCAAGATCTTGCATATTCTTCATTTCGCAAATCCCTACAAtaatcaaatgcaaaaaaaaaattatacagatGACTAAACGGTAATTCACCACCATTTTAAATGGAGTAGCTTAGGATATGTCTAGTCTTGCCTTGCAATTCTATTGAGCCAGAAAATTTATTATCACTTAAATCCAGAGCTTCCAGTTTCTTCAGGGCAGATAACTCTGCCACATGACAAGCCAACACAAGGGTAAACAAATACCTTTACCTACGAACATAATGATCTCAAGAATGACATAAACCACAAAAAATGTTATATGGACAGTAGTTTTGAGCTACCtcgtattttttgaatgaatgtcaAAAAGTTACATTGAATGAGACCTACTGTACCTTGCATTGGTATGGAGCCATTAAGTTTGTTTTTACTCAGGTCTAGCAGTTCCAAGTTTGTCAAATCTTTAAATTCTGAAAGGGAGtccaacataaataaaaatgttacaaaCTGGATGTAAGACACATAAAGCTAGACcaataatgataaaattgaATAATTGAACAAAATCTACATCACAACTAAGGCAAACTATATGAAATGGAAAACACACACCTTTAACTGGAAAAGGGCCACCGATGTAGTTGGACCTAAGAAACAGAGTTGTGAGTGATGTCAAAGCACTGAGAAAGGAAAATATGTTGTTGTCGAAATTATTTTCAGAGAGATCTAGGATCTTTAAGTTTCTTAATCTCCTTACACTTTTATAACCTGCAAAGTGCAAACAGAACCTCTTATTTTGGATAAATGCAATTGACAAACATTTGACAAACTTGCCTTGCAATTTTGATAGTTCAGAAAATTCGTTACGACTTAGATCCAAAGATTTCAGCTTGCTCAGGGCAGATAACTCTGCCAAAAAAGACAAGCTAACAGAAATGTAAGCACATTTAATTACCTACGAGCATTATGGTTTCTAAGATTACATTAACCACTAACCACTATTATATGCAGTCATTAAATCCATGAGAAGTCTGAGTTACCTTGTACTGGTATAGAACCATTAAATCTGTTGCCACTCAGGTCCAGCAATTCCAAGTTTGTCAGATCTTTAAGTTCTGAAACAAAATCCAACATATATAGTTATTTACTCAATCTAACAACAGAAATCTTATCAATAATAAGGTGATTCAGTTTATCCATTTAGTTACAAAGGGAAAAACATACCTTTAGCAGGAAGAGGGCCACCATAAAAGTTGTTATCCCCAAGAAAAAGAGTTTTGAGAGATATAGCAGAATTAAGAAAGGGAAAGATACTGTTATTGAATCTATTTCTAGAGAGATCCATAATCTCCAGCTTTCTTAATTTCCTTAGGGTTTTATAACCTGCAAACGAGACTCTTTTAAGAATTTAACAATGAAAAAATTCCGAGAATTTGTCCCTTGTCATCATTTTTGAGTTATTTTACAGAATTTGTCGTAATATaaaatactttcaaaattttgaaataatgaaGTAACATATGGTCCATATAACAGTAAATACCTATGCATAACAAAATGATCAAACTAACCACAAGGCGAAATCTAGTAAATACCTTCAACATCATCAAATAAGCCACTGAACTGGTTGTAGTAGTAGTCGTTCCTGGATAAGTTCAGACTACGAATATCTTCAAAAGGATGCAGCAAAGAAAGATTTAGGAGAGAATTCTCTTTGAGGCTTAGTGTTCCAAAGGCAATCTCGGTCACTCGTTTGCTTGTACGATTGCACTTAACTCCCTCCCAACGGCAGCAATCGCTCTTTGTGTTGTAAGTCCAAGTAGGGAGAGCATAGTCGGAATACTCTTCAATAGTAATTGAAATTATGTATTTCTCGAGCTCCAACAAAGCCTTCCTTTCTTTTTCAACACAGCCGTTGTATCCATGTAGCTGACCCAACACTAATATCACCCATATCAAATATTTTCCCAAGAAAAACCTccccttcatttttttttaatgatttgtgaTTTTAATGCAAATGCTTCCACcgtttatataataaattcaaCAAGACATGATTTGCATATTCAGAAAAGTCCAAGTCTCTAATAATCATTAATCAGAACACTCTAAAGTCGTATGACGTACGATAAGTGAGTGATTGCTGTATGATAAGATAAGTCAAAAGGTCTTTGTAGGGAACACTCATAATAGAGGTGTAACAAAGACTTTAGTTGAAATGTCTCCCATAAGGTAaggaaatcaagaaaaaaaaacataattcaagAGATAGAGGAAATGGAGCGAATAAAGGTGAAGATCATGGCGGCAGCCATTTTGGCTACTGGCGAagattaataaaaatgatattcatTGATACATAAGGTGGAACCATAGTGAGCCTAGACATGTTATCAG belongs to Brassica rapa cultivar Chiifu-401-42 chromosome A07, CAAS_Brap_v3.01, whole genome shotgun sequence and includes:
- the LOC103830620 gene encoding receptor-like protein 13 isoform X2, with the protein product MKGRFFLGKYLIWVILVLGQLHGYNGCVEKERKALLELEKYIISITIEEYSDYALPTWTYNTKSDCCRWEGVKCNRTSKRVTEIAFGTLSLKENSLLNLSLLHPFEDIRSLNLSRNDYYYNQFSGLFDDVEGYKTLRKLRKLEIMDLSRNRFNNSIFPFLNSAISLKTLFLGDNNFYGGPLPAKELKDLTNLELLDLSGNRFNGSIPVQELSALSKLKSLDLSRNEFSELSKLQGYKSVRRLRNLKILDLSENNFDNNIFSFLSALTSLTTLFLRSNYIGGPFPVKEFKDLTNLELLDLSKNKLNGSIPMQELSALKKLEALDLSDNKFSGSIELQGICEMKNMQDLDLSGNKLVGQFPLCLTRLTGLQVLDLSSNQLNGNVPSALGKLESLKYLSLSDNNFEGSFPLDSLANLSELRLFKLSSRSNSFKVESGSSWRPKFQLSHISLPSCNLVKVPHFLLYQKDLSHIDLSDNTISGSFPTWLLANNTKLEVLLLQNNSFTSFQLPNSAHKLLFMDVSLNEFNHLFPENIGWVLPHLVYMKLANNGFQGNLPSSLGNIKSIEFLDLSHNNFHGELPRSFVMNGYFLKYLKLSHNKLSGEVFPEFVNFTVLWELSMDNNMFTGKIGEGLRNTKYLQLLDISNNNLTGVIPSWIGEFPSLVALQVSNNSLEGEIPISLFYLPYLLLMDLSANILSGDISPRVKSNDLTFLFLQDNHLSGEIPYTLVENLYVLDLRNNRLSGNIPQFTSTQNIHTLLLRGNNLTGSISRQLCGLRNIQLLDLANNRLNGSIPSCLKNTSFGFGKKYTLYDDDYSNLFIGGGTSFIGFSPQKDFGVNEFQDTIYFRSRILLHPFQMSYSSAIGMKIEFAVKHRYDAYVGKNLNLLFGLDISENELSGNIPSELGSLLELQVLNVSHNNLSGLIPESFSGLKNVESLDLSFNKLQGLIPQGLTKLSGLAVFNVSFNHLSGVIPQGSQFNTFDTLSFVGNPLLCGKPTNRSCGGSTFQEPDNGVKDDDESQIDMVSFYWSFLAPYVTILLGIFSSLSFDSPWRRFWFYVVDVFIHKVRNLLC
- the LOC103830620 gene encoding receptor-like protein 13 isoform X1; this translates as MKGRFFLGKYLIWVILVLGQLHGYNGCVEKERKALLELEKYIISITIEEYSDYALPTWTYNTKSDCCRWEGVKCNRTSKRVTEIAFGTLSLKENSLLNLSLLHPFEDIRSLNLSRNDYYYNQFSGLFDDVEGYKTLRKLRKLEIMDLSRNRFNNSIFPFLNSAISLKTLFLGDNNFYGGPLPAKELKDLTNLELLDLSGNRFNGSIPVQELSALSKLKSLDLSRNEFSELSKLQGKFVKCLSIAFIQNKRFCLHFAGYKSVRRLRNLKILDLSENNFDNNIFSFLSALTSLTTLFLRSNYIGGPFPVKEFKDLTNLELLDLSKNKLNGSIPMQELSALKKLEALDLSDNKFSGSIELQGICEMKNMQDLDLSGNKLVGQFPLCLTRLTGLQVLDLSSNQLNGNVPSALGKLESLKYLSLSDNNFEGSFPLDSLANLSELRLFKLSSRSNSFKVESGSSWRPKFQLSHISLPSCNLVKVPHFLLYQKDLSHIDLSDNTISGSFPTWLLANNTKLEVLLLQNNSFTSFQLPNSAHKLLFMDVSLNEFNHLFPENIGWVLPHLVYMKLANNGFQGNLPSSLGNIKSIEFLDLSHNNFHGELPRSFVMNGYFLKYLKLSHNKLSGEVFPEFVNFTVLWELSMDNNMFTGKIGEGLRNTKYLQLLDISNNNLTGVIPSWIGEFPSLVALQVSNNSLEGEIPISLFYLPYLLLMDLSANILSGDISPRVKSNDLTFLFLQDNHLSGEIPYTLVENLYVLDLRNNRLSGNIPQFTSTQNIHTLLLRGNNLTGSISRQLCGLRNIQLLDLANNRLNGSIPSCLKNTSFGFGKKYTLYDDDYSNLFIGGGTSFIGFSPQKDFGVNEFQDTIYFRSRILLHPFQMSYSSAIGMKIEFAVKHRYDAYVGKNLNLLFGLDISENELSGNIPSELGSLLELQVLNVSHNNLSGLIPESFSGLKNVESLDLSFNKLQGLIPQGLTKLSGLAVFNVSFNHLSGVIPQGSQFNTFDTLSFVGNPLLCGKPTNRSCGGSTFQEPDNGVKDDDESQIDMVSFYWSFLAPYVTILLGIFSSLSFDSPWRRFWFYVVDVFIHKVRNLLC
- the LOC103830620 gene encoding receptor-like protein 15 isoform X4, which produces MQELSALKKLEALDLSDNKFSGSIELQGICEMKNMQDLDLSGNKLVGQFPLCLTRLTGLQVLDLSSNQLNGNVPSALGKLESLKYLSLSDNNFEGSFPLDSLANLSELRLFKLSSRSNSFKVESGSSWRPKFQLSHISLPSCNLVKVPHFLLYQKDLSHIDLSDNTISGSFPTWLLANNTKLEVLLLQNNSFTSFQLPNSAHKLLFMDVSLNEFNHLFPENIGWVLPHLVYMKLANNGFQGNLPSSLGNIKSIEFLDLSHNNFHGELPRSFVMNGYFLKYLKLSHNKLSGEVFPEFVNFTVLWELSMDNNMFTGKIGEGLRNTKYLQLLDISNNNLTGVIPSWIGEFPSLVALQVSNNSLEGEIPISLFYLPYLLLMDLSANILSGDISPRVKSNDLTFLFLQDNHLSGEIPYTLVENLYVLDLRNNRLSGNIPQFTSTQNIHTLLLRGNNLTGSISRQLCGLRNIQLLDLANNRLNGSIPSCLKNTSFGFGKKYTLYDDDYSNLFIGGGTSFIGFSPQKDFGVNEFQDTIYFRSRILLHPFQMSYSSAIGMKIEFAVKHRYDAYVGKNLNLLFGLDISENELSGNIPSELGSLLELQVLNVSHNNLSGLIPESFSGLKNVESLDLSFNKLQGLIPQGLTKLSGLAVFNVSFNHLSGVIPQGSQFNTFDTLSFVGNPLLCGKPTNRSCGGSTFQEPDNGVKDDDESQIDMVSFYWSFLAPYVTILLGIFSSLSFDSPWRRFWFYVVDVFIHKVRNLLC
- the LOC103830620 gene encoding receptor-like protein 15 isoform X6; this encodes MKGRFFLGKYLIWVILVLGQLHGYNGCVEKERKALLELEKYIISITIEEYSDYALPTWTYNTKSDCCRWEGVKCNRTSKRVTEIAFGTLSLKENSLLNLSLLHPFEDIRSLNLSRNDYYYNQFSGLFDDVEGYKTLRKLRKLEIMDLSRNRFNNSIFPFLNSAISLKTLFLGDNNFYGGPLPAKELKDLTNLELLDLSGNRFNGSIPVQELSALSKLKSLDLSRNEFSELSKLQGKFVKCLSIAFIQNKRFCLHFAGYKSVRRLRNLKILDLSENNFDNNIFSFLSALTSLTTLFLRSNYIGGPFPVKEFKDLTNLELLDLSKNKLNGSIPMQELSALKKLEALDLSDNKFSGSIELQGICEMKNMQDLDLSGNKLVGGGTSFIGFSPQKDFGVNEFQDTIYFRSRILLHPFQMSYSSAIGMKIEFAVKHRYDAYVGKNLNLLFGLDISENELSGNIPSELGSLLELQVLNVSHNNLSGLIPESFSGLKNVESLDLSFNKLQGLIPQGLTKLSGLAVFNVSFNHLSGVIPQGSQFNTFDTLSFVGNPLLCGKPTNRSCGGSTFQEPDNGVKDDDESQIDMVSFYWSFLAPYVTILLGIFSSLSFDSPWRRFWFYVVDVFIHKVRNLLC
- the LOC103830620 gene encoding receptor-like protein 15 isoform X5, encoding MKNMQDLDLSGNKLVGQFPLCLTRLTGLQVLDLSSNQLNGNVPSALGKLESLKYLSLSDNNFEGSFPLDSLANLSELRLFKLSSRSNSFKVESGSSWRPKFQLSHISLPSCNLVKVPHFLLYQKDLSHIDLSDNTISGSFPTWLLANNTKLEVLLLQNNSFTSFQLPNSAHKLLFMDVSLNEFNHLFPENIGWVLPHLVYMKLANNGFQGNLPSSLGNIKSIEFLDLSHNNFHGELPRSFVMNGYFLKYLKLSHNKLSGEVFPEFVNFTVLWELSMDNNMFTGKIGEGLRNTKYLQLLDISNNNLTGVIPSWIGEFPSLVALQVSNNSLEGEIPISLFYLPYLLLMDLSANILSGDISPRVKSNDLTFLFLQDNHLSGEIPYTLVENLYVLDLRNNRLSGNIPQFTSTQNIHTLLLRGNNLTGSISRQLCGLRNIQLLDLANNRLNGSIPSCLKNTSFGFGKKYTLYDDDYSNLFIGGGTSFIGFSPQKDFGVNEFQDTIYFRSRILLHPFQMSYSSAIGMKIEFAVKHRYDAYVGKNLNLLFGLDISENELSGNIPSELGSLLELQVLNVSHNNLSGLIPESFSGLKNVESLDLSFNKLQGLIPQGLTKLSGLAVFNVSFNHLSGVIPQGSQFNTFDTLSFVGNPLLCGKPTNRSCGGSTFQEPDNGVKDDDESQIDMVSFYWSFLAPYVTILLGIFSSLSFDSPWRRFWFYVVDVFIHKVRNLLC
- the LOC103830620 gene encoding receptor-like protein 13 isoform X3, with product MKGRFFLGKYLIWVILVLGQLHGYNGCVEKERKALLELEKYIISITIEEYSDYALPTWTYNTKSDCCRWEGVKCNRTSKRVTEIAFGTLSLKENSLLNLSLLHPFEDIRSLNLSRNDYYYNQFSGLFDDVEGYKTLRKLRKLEIMDLSRNRFNNSIFPFLNSAISLKTLFLGDNNFYGGPLPAKELKDLTNLELLDLSGNRFNGSIPVQELSALSKLKSLDLSRNEFSELSKLQGKFVKCLSIAFIQNKRFCLHFAGYKSVRRLRNLKILDLSENNFDNNIFSFLSALTSLTTLFLRSNYIGGPFPVKEFKDLTNLELLDLSKNKLNGSIPMQELSALKKLEALDLSDNKFSGSIELQGICEMKNMQDLDLSGNKLVGSFPLDSLANLSELRLFKLSSRSNSFKVESGSSWRPKFQLSHISLPSCNLVKVPHFLLYQKDLSHIDLSDNTISGSFPTWLLANNTKLEVLLLQNNSFTSFQLPNSAHKLLFMDVSLNEFNHLFPENIGWVLPHLVYMKLANNGFQGNLPSSLGNIKSIEFLDLSHNNFHGELPRSFVMNGYFLKYLKLSHNKLSGEVFPEFVNFTVLWELSMDNNMFTGKIGEGLRNTKYLQLLDISNNNLTGVIPSWIGEFPSLVALQVSNNSLEGEIPISLFYLPYLLLMDLSANILSGDISPRVKSNDLTFLFLQDNHLSGEIPYTLVENLYVLDLRNNRLSGNIPQFTSTQNIHTLLLRGNNLTGSISRQLCGLRNIQLLDLANNRLNGSIPSCLKNTSFGFGKKYTLYDDDYSNLFIGGGTSFIGFSPQKDFGVNEFQDTIYFRSRILLHPFQMSYSSAIGMKIEFAVKHRYDAYVGKNLNLLFGLDISENELSGNIPSELGSLLELQVLNVSHNNLSGLIPESFSGLKNVESLDLSFNKLQGLIPQGLTKLSGLAVFNVSFNHLSGVIPQGSQFNTFDTLSFVGNPLLCGKPTNRSCGGSTFQEPDNGVKDDDESQIDMVSFYWSFLAPYVTILLGIFSSLSFDSPWRRFWFYVVDVFIHKVRNLLC